Proteins co-encoded in one Paracrocinitomix mangrovi genomic window:
- the katG gene encoding catalase/peroxidase HPI yields MSDSSKGKCPVMHGANTEKHNDVMNWWPKALNLDILHQHDTKTNPLGKDFNYAEEFKKLNLEALKSDLKAMMTQSQDWWPADWGHYGGLMIRMAWHAAGTYRVADGRGGAGTGNQRFAPMNSWPDNANLDKARRLLWPIKKKYGNKISWADLIILAGNMAYESMGFKTFGFAGGREDIWHPEKDAYWGSEKEWLAATHNRYDSDKDRESLENPLAAVQMGLIYVNPEGIDGNPNPVETAKDVRMTFKRMAMNDEETVALTAGGHTVGKAHGNGDAGALGVEPEAADLEEQGLGWKGGIGANAVTSGLEGAWTTTPDRWNNTYFHLLLNYEWENVKSPAGAHQWEPINCKEEDKPVDAHNPNVKRNPIMTDADMAMKMDPEYRKISEIFYNDPEYFKEVFARAWFKLTHRDMGPKSKYLGADVPQEDLIWQDPVPAVDYTLNDAEVEDIKSKILNSGLSKTELINTAWDSARTFRGSDSRGGANGARIRLAPQKDWEGNEPARLQKVLSKLSEIQSGLSKKVSMADLIVLGGTAAVEKAAQEGGFNIKVPFTAGRGDATDEMTDVESFEVLEPIHDGYRNWLKKDYEVKAEELMLDKTQLLGLTAPEMTALVGGMRVLGTNHGGTKHGVFTDNEGVLSTDFFVNLTDMNYTWRPHGENLYHIIDRQSGQTKWTATRVDLVFGSNSILRAYSEVYAQDDNKEKFAQDFVNAWVKVMNADRFDLK; encoded by the coding sequence ATGAGTGATTCTAGTAAAGGTAAATGCCCTGTTATGCATGGTGCAAATACTGAAAAGCACAATGATGTAATGAATTGGTGGCCCAAAGCATTGAATTTGGACATTTTACATCAGCACGATACAAAAACAAATCCACTTGGTAAGGATTTTAATTATGCAGAAGAGTTTAAAAAGTTAAACCTTGAAGCATTAAAAAGTGATTTAAAAGCCATGATGACGCAAAGTCAGGATTGGTGGCCCGCAGATTGGGGGCATTATGGTGGATTAATGATTCGTATGGCATGGCATGCTGCCGGAACTTATAGAGTAGCAGATGGCCGCGGTGGTGCAGGCACAGGTAACCAAAGATTTGCTCCCATGAATAGTTGGCCGGATAATGCCAACCTGGATAAAGCAAGAAGATTATTGTGGCCAATTAAAAAGAAATATGGTAATAAAATTTCATGGGCAGATTTGATCATACTTGCCGGAAATATGGCTTATGAATCAATGGGATTCAAAACATTTGGTTTTGCCGGTGGTAGAGAAGATATATGGCACCCTGAAAAAGATGCATACTGGGGATCTGAAAAAGAATGGTTGGCAGCTACCCACAATAGATACGATAGCGATAAGGATAGAGAATCATTAGAAAACCCTTTAGCTGCTGTTCAAATGGGATTAATCTACGTGAATCCTGAAGGAATTGACGGAAATCCAAATCCTGTAGAAACAGCAAAAGATGTTAGAATGACCTTCAAAAGAATGGCCATGAATGATGAGGAAACCGTTGCACTTACAGCAGGAGGTCATACCGTTGGTAAAGCCCATGGTAATGGAGACGCAGGAGCTTTGGGTGTTGAACCTGAGGCGGCTGATCTTGAAGAACAAGGACTTGGCTGGAAAGGCGGAATAGGCGCAAATGCTGTTACTAGTGGATTAGAAGGTGCCTGGACAACTACTCCGGACAGATGGAACAATACCTATTTCCATCTATTATTGAATTATGAATGGGAGAATGTAAAAAGCCCTGCAGGAGCTCATCAATGGGAACCGATTAATTGTAAAGAAGAAGACAAACCGGTTGATGCACATAATCCAAATGTCAAAAGAAACCCAATCATGACAGATGCGGATATGGCCATGAAAATGGACCCTGAATACCGCAAAATATCAGAGATATTTTACAATGATCCTGAATATTTTAAAGAAGTATTTGCCAGAGCGTGGTTTAAATTAACCCATAGAGATATGGGTCCTAAATCAAAATACCTGGGAGCAGATGTCCCTCAAGAAGATTTGATTTGGCAAGATCCTGTTCCGGCTGTTGATTATACTTTAAATGATGCTGAAGTGGAAGATATCAAATCAAAAATCCTTAACAGTGGCTTAAGCAAAACTGAATTAATCAACACAGCTTGGGATAGTGCAAGAACCTTTAGGGGATCCGATAGCCGAGGTGGTGCAAACGGAGCGCGTATTAGATTAGCTCCGCAAAAAGATTGGGAAGGAAATGAACCTGCCAGATTACAAAAAGTACTGAGCAAATTAAGTGAGATCCAATCAGGCTTATCAAAAAAAGTTAGCATGGCAGATTTAATTGTGCTGGGTGGAACTGCGGCTGTAGAAAAAGCTGCTCAAGAAGGCGGATTTAACATCAAGGTTCCTTTTACAGCAGGAAGAGGAGATGCAACGGATGAAATGACAGATGTGGAATCATTTGAGGTGTTAGAACCAATTCATGATGGATACAGAAACTGGTTGAAAAAAGACTATGAAGTAAAGGCCGAAGAATTAATGTTAGATAAAACTCAATTATTGGGACTAACGGCTCCTGAAATGACAGCACTTGTAGGTGGAATGCGTGTTCTTGGGACAAATCATGGAGGAACCAAACATGGTGTATTTACGGATAATGAAGGCGTTTTAAGTACTGACTTCTTCGTGAACCTAACGGATATGAATTATACTTGGAGACCACATGGTGAAAACCTTTATCACATCATTGATCGTCAATCAGGACAAACAAAATGGACTGCTACAAGGGTTGATTTAGTATTTGGTTCAAATTCCATCTTAAGAGCATACTCAGAAGTATATGCACAAGATGACAATAAAGAAAAGTTTGCTCAAGATTTTGTAAACGCCTGGGTAAAGGTGATGAATGCAGACAGATTTGATTTGAAATAA
- a CDS encoding sulfite exporter TauE/SafE family protein yields MFGLRDISYIFILLATFAEIVGTIGGFGSSVFFVPIANFYFDFHSVLGLTAIYHLSSNLSKIALFNKGLDKKLLLNIGVPSVAFVIIGGYLSNYVETKYLEVILGVFLVALSLLFLIRKNLFINPNRKNAITGGVLSGLSAGMLGTGGAIRGLTMAAFNLEKSAFIATSAVIDFMIDFSRTFVYYHNGYIHKHDLMYLPFLIVIGFVGTYIGKRILKHIPQEKFKLISLSLILLIGLITISNIIYRLF; encoded by the coding sequence TTGTTCGGTTTAAGAGATATCAGCTATATATTTATACTTTTAGCAACCTTTGCTGAAATAGTAGGAACCATTGGAGGGTTTGGTTCTTCAGTATTCTTTGTCCCTATAGCTAATTTTTACTTTGATTTTCATTCAGTTTTAGGATTAACCGCTATCTATCATTTATCAAGCAATCTTAGTAAAATTGCATTATTCAACAAAGGCCTGGATAAAAAATTGCTATTAAACATTGGTGTTCCTTCAGTTGCATTTGTAATAATTGGAGGCTACCTGTCTAATTATGTTGAAACAAAATATCTTGAAGTAATATTGGGTGTATTTTTAGTAGCCCTCAGCCTATTGTTTTTAATAAGAAAAAACCTGTTTATCAATCCAAATCGTAAAAATGCAATTACCGGAGGAGTATTATCGGGTCTTTCTGCCGGAATGCTAGGCACAGGTGGAGCAATTAGAGGACTTACCATGGCAGCATTTAATTTGGAGAAAAGTGCATTCATTGCCACCTCAGCGGTCATTGATTTTATGATTGACTTTTCAAGAACCTTTGTCTATTATCATAATGGTTACATCCATAAACATGATTTGATGTATCTACCATTTTTAATAGTGATAGGATTTGTAGGAACCTACATAGGCAAAAGAATTTTAAAGCATATCCCACAAGAAAAATTCAAACTCATATCCCTAAGTTTGATTCTGCTAATAGGCTTGATCACTATTTCAAATATTATCTATCGTCTGTTTTAA
- a CDS encoding YdeI/OmpD-associated family protein, translated as MKNLPNPKVDDFLAEGCGRCSLYGTPECKVHTWPEELRKLRSIALASGLDEEVKWGFPTYTLKGKNIFNIGAFKHFCSLNFFKGSLLKDEAKILDKAGENSNVSRLAKFTSLKEIEAVEEILHAYIDEAIENEKAGKKVESKSVSEYEVPKEFEEILSKRADVKTAFNALTPGRQKGYLLYFSAPKQSKTIISRIEKYIPKILDGKGFHDR; from the coding sequence ATGAAAAATTTGCCAAATCCAAAAGTTGATGACTTTTTAGCAGAAGGCTGCGGAAGATGTAGCTTATATGGGACACCGGAGTGTAAGGTTCATACCTGGCCGGAGGAATTGAGAAAATTAAGATCTATTGCATTAGCATCCGGACTAGATGAAGAAGTTAAATGGGGATTTCCAACCTATACTTTAAAAGGCAAAAACATCTTTAATATTGGAGCATTTAAGCATTTTTGTTCCTTAAATTTTTTCAAAGGATCACTATTAAAAGATGAAGCCAAAATATTGGATAAAGCCGGTGAAAATTCAAATGTAAGCCGACTAGCCAAATTCACTTCCTTAAAAGAAATTGAAGCAGTAGAAGAAATTTTACATGCTTACATTGATGAAGCCATTGAAAATGAAAAGGCTGGTAAAAAAGTAGAATCTAAGTCCGTAAGTGAATACGAGGTACCTAAAGAATTTGAAGAGATTTTAAGTAAAAGAGCAGATGTAAAAACAGCTTTTAACGCACTTACACCAGGTAGACAAAAAGGCTATTTACTCTATTTTTCAGCACCAAAACAATCTAAAACCATTATCAGTAGAATAGAAAAATACATCCCAAAAATATTAGATGGAAAAGGATTTCATGATAGATAA
- a CDS encoding SDR family NAD(P)-dependent oxidoreductase: MKAEGKVIVVTGGGSGIGRNLVYNLINKGAIIAAADIHQEGLDETKANIKPELQKNLSLHIVDISDRSSVEAFPEQVIAAHGTVDGIINCAGIIQPFIKVSDLTYEQIERVMNINFYGTVYMTKSFLPHLLKRPTAHIVNIVSMGGFLPVPGQSIYGASKAAVKLMTEGMHSELMDTNVNVTAIFPGGVDTNIMANSGLKIDNDKNESNKEQMKPLPADEAARQIVAAMEKNKVRAYVGKDSKMMNFLYRFSPGMASKMIYKKLADRL; this comes from the coding sequence ATGAAAGCAGAGGGTAAAGTAATAGTAGTCACCGGTGGTGGAAGTGGAATTGGAAGAAATTTAGTTTATAATTTAATAAACAAAGGAGCTATTATTGCTGCTGCTGATATTCATCAAGAAGGACTGGATGAAACCAAGGCCAATATTAAACCGGAATTGCAAAAAAACCTTTCATTACACATTGTAGATATTTCGGACAGAAGCAGTGTAGAAGCATTTCCTGAACAAGTAATAGCAGCTCATGGAACGGTAGATGGAATAATCAACTGTGCCGGAATCATACAGCCGTTTATTAAAGTATCAGACTTGACATACGAGCAAATTGAAAGGGTAATGAACATCAATTTCTACGGAACAGTTTATATGACCAAGTCTTTTCTTCCGCATTTGTTAAAAAGACCAACGGCACATATTGTAAATATTGTCAGTATGGGCGGATTTTTACCTGTTCCAGGACAAAGTATCTATGGAGCCTCCAAAGCGGCTGTAAAATTGATGACAGAAGGGATGCATTCAGAGCTAATGGATACAAATGTTAATGTCACAGCCATTTTTCCGGGAGGTGTTGACACCAACATCATGGCCAATTCAGGTTTGAAAATTGACAATGATAAAAACGAAAGCAACAAAGAGCAAATGAAACCTTTACCGGCAGATGAAGCAGCTCGTCAAATAGTTGCTGCAATGGAAAAAAACAAAGTAAGAGCCTACGTAGGTAAAGATTCAAAAATGATGAATTTCTTATATCGTTTCAGCCCAGGAATGGCCTCTAAAATGATTTACAAAAAATTAGCCGATCGACTGTGA
- a CDS encoding acyl-CoA thioesterase, giving the protein MRAYKKEVEVRWSDLDLNRHVRHSAYNDYGAFVRTRFLTESGFGIKEMGAMGIGPILFKEEVNFLKEIKAEDQVFVNLKRGPISDDGSRWVLYHDLYNQNGDRLAHIAVVGAWMDLHKRKLTTPPEKLYNVFIDLEEGEAFSYEKK; this is encoded by the coding sequence ATGCGCGCATATAAAAAAGAAGTAGAAGTAAGATGGTCAGATTTGGATTTGAACCGACACGTTAGACATTCAGCTTATAATGACTATGGAGCTTTTGTAAGAACTAGATTCCTTACTGAAAGCGGATTTGGTATTAAAGAAATGGGAGCCATGGGTATAGGTCCGATTCTTTTTAAAGAAGAAGTGAATTTTTTAAAAGAGATAAAAGCAGAAGATCAAGTGTTTGTGAATTTGAAAAGAGGCCCAATTTCAGATGACGGATCGCGTTGGGTGTTGTATCATGATTTGTACAATCAAAATGGCGATAGGCTGGCTCACATTGCAGTTGTAGGAGCGTGGATGGATTTGCATAAACGAAAATTGACAACGCCTCCTGAAAAGCTTTATAATGTATTTATAGATCTTGAAGAAGGTGAAGCTTTTTCTTACGAAAAGAAATAA
- a CDS encoding glutathione peroxidase: MSDKFYEFEAQNMRNETVKMSDYQGKTVLVVNTATKCGLAPQFDGLEDLYQKYKDKDFVILGFPSNQFANQEPGNNDQIEQSCRINFGVTFPIFQKIKVNGDQTHPIFKYLKSELKDFWGPRIKWNFTKFLIGPDGKPVKRFSPRTSPAKIDQYLQQKNMI; the protein is encoded by the coding sequence ATGTCAGATAAATTTTATGAATTTGAAGCGCAAAACATGCGCAATGAAACAGTTAAAATGAGTGATTATCAGGGCAAAACAGTCCTGGTAGTAAACACTGCCACTAAATGTGGATTAGCACCACAATTTGATGGCTTAGAAGATTTGTATCAAAAATATAAAGACAAGGATTTTGTGATTCTTGGTTTTCCCAGCAACCAATTTGCCAATCAAGAACCGGGAAATAATGATCAGATAGAGCAATCTTGCAGAATAAATTTCGGAGTTACATTTCCAATATTTCAAAAAATCAAGGTGAATGGAGACCAAACACATCCCATATTCAAATACTTAAAATCAGAACTTAAAGATTTTTGGGGGCCTAGAATAAAATGGAATTTTACCAAGTTTTTAATTGGACCTGATGGCAAGCCGGTTAAGCGTTTTTCTCCACGTACCTCACCTGCCAAAATAGACCAATATTTACAACAGAAAAACATGATTTAA